A genomic region of Eucalyptus grandis isolate ANBG69807.140 chromosome 5, ASM1654582v1, whole genome shotgun sequence contains the following coding sequences:
- the LOC104444601 gene encoding LOW QUALITY PROTEIN: exocyst complex component EXO84C (The sequence of the model RefSeq protein was modified relative to this genomic sequence to represent the inferred CDS: inserted 1 base in 1 codon; deleted 1 base in 1 codon) — protein MESSEEDDDFPSIETITPQSKVDSLYQSPTEKGIRKLCCELLDLKDAVENLCGNVRTKYLAFLRISEEVVEMKHELTEMQKHISSQGLLVQDLVTGVCSELEDWNKSCGLNDVAEENPQVSEEQDLTLSELHNLRMILLDNIDVLLAEHKVEEAVEALFAEERKYPELKGSADSLSEEANSYRLAFLERKAMAEDQLVELVEQPLVNIAERRRALSCLIKLGKGPSAHQLLLKSFGDHLQKRIDXFLPSSSFCPRIFSATLAKLVFSSISATIKESGLIFGDNPAYTNRVVQWAEWEIEFFVRLVKDNAPSSETVSALHAACVCIQASLSYCSLLESQGLKLSKLLLVLLRPYIEEVLELNFRQARKAVLNLVESEENLPLSPRFVSPLSAFATSSDDALIDNGLRFMYIIDEILGQLTPLTVVHFGGNVLNRISQLFDKYVDALNKALPGPSDDDNLAELKELLPFRAETDSQQLALLGMAYTIADELLPDAIINLWNPQNESKEQRAGAMENTSPSTAIPVEVKECKRQLQHSFDKLRDHFCRQYVLSFIYSREDETQLHARIYLSENGEDQYWDSDPLPSLPFQALFAKLQQLATVAGDVLLGKDKIQKLLLARLTETVVMWLSEEQEFWSAFEDDSSAIQPFGLQQLILDMHFTVEIARFAGYPSRHVHQIASAIIARAIMTFAARGVDPQSTLPEDEWFVETAKSAINKLLGASGSDTSEIDEDHIIHDDSDSNESASSLSTVETTASFASASMGDLESPRFNDPES, from the exons atggagagcaGTGAAGAAGATGACGACTTCCCGTCCATCGAGACCATCACTCCACAGTCCAAGGTCGACTCGCTTTATCAGTCCCCAACTGaaaag GGCATTAGAAAGCTTTGTTGTGAACTCTTGGATCTCAAAGATGCAGTCGAAAACTTATGTGGTAACGTGCGCACAAAGTACCTGGCTTTCTTAAG AATTTCAGAGGAAGTTGTGGAGATGAAGCATGAACTAACTGAGATGCAGAAACACATATCTTCCCAAGGTCTGCTTGTGCAGGATTTGGTGACGGGTGTCTGTAGTGAATTGGAAGATTGGAATAAATCTTGCGGCCTGAATGATGTTGCTGAGGAAAACCCTCAGGTTTCTGAAGAGCAAGATTTGACACTAAGTGAATTACATAACCTGAGGATGATACTCTTGGACAATATTGATGTTCTCCTGGCCGAGCACAAAGTGGAGGAAGCAGTGGAGGCTCTATTtgcagaagagagaaaatatccAGAGCTAAAGGGCTCTGCTGACAGTTTATCTGAGGAGGCAAACTCATATAGATTAGCTTTCTTGGAAAGAAAGGCAATGGCTGAGGATCAACTGGTTGAGCTTGTGGAGCAACCTCTAGTTAATATAGCTGAACGTAGAAGAGCACTTTCTTGTTTGATTAAACTTGGGAAAGGTCCTTCTGCTCATCAGCTGTTGCTGAAATCCTTCGGAGACCATCTCCAGAAGAGGATTG GttttcttccttcatcttctttctgcCCAAGAATCTTTTCAGCCACACTAGCTAAACTAGTATTCTCCAGCATCTCTGCCACAATAAAAGAATCAGGTTTGATATTTGGCGATAATCCTGCTTATACCAACAGAGTTGTTCAATGGGCAGAATGGGAAATTGAGTTTTTCGTCCGTCTGGTTAAAGATAATGCGCCATCCTCTGAAACAGTCTCTGCATTACATGCGGCATGTGTCTGCATACAGGCAAGTCTTAGTTACTGCTCATTGTTGGAATCACAAGGCCTTAAACTGTCAAAGTTACTCCTGGTGCTCTTGCGCCCGTATATTGAGGAAGTATTGGAGCTGAATTTTAGACAGGCCAGGAAAGCAGTTCTTAACTTGGTAGAAAGCGAAGAGAACTTGCCACTGTCACCTCGTTTTGTCTCTCCACTATCTGCCTTTGCAACATCATCTGATGATGCCCTCATTGACAATGGACTGAGATTTATGTACATCATTGAT GAGATACTAGGACAGCTGACTCCACTCACTGTTGTGCATTTTGGAGGAAACGTTTTAAATAGAATCTCACAACTATTTGATAAATATGTCGACGCTCTAAACAAAGCCTTACCAGGTCCATCCGATGATGACAATCTTGCGGAACTCAAGGAGCTGTTACCCTTTAGAGCTGAGACGGACTCACAGCAGCTTGCACTCCTGGGAATGGCTTACACTATAGCTGATGAACTGTTACCAGATGCCATCATTAACCTCTGGAATCCACAGAATGAAAGCAAGGAACAAAGGGCTGGAGCCATGGAAAATACTTCTCCTAGTACAGCCATTCCAGTGGAAGTAAAGGAGTGCAAGCGCCAGCTACAACATTCGTTTGACAAGCTTAGAGATCATTTCTGCAGgcaatatgtcttgagtttcaTCTATTCAAGAGAAGATGAAACACAATTGCATGCACGAATTTATTTGAGTGAGAATGGGGAAGATCAATATTGGGATTCTGATCCCCTGCCATCACTTCCATTCCAG GCTTTATTTGCTAAGTTGCAGCAGTTAGCTACTGTAGCTGGAGATGTTTTacttggaaaagataaaatacaAAAGCTATTGCTCGCCAGGCTTACAGAAACAGTGGTGATGTGGTTGTCTGAAGAGCAGGAATTCTGGAGTGCATTTGAAGATGATTCATCTGCTATTCAGCCATTTGGTTTGCAACAG TTGATTCTTGATATGCACTTCACTGTTGAAATAGCACGCTTTGCTGGTTATCCATCTCGGCATGTGCACCAGATTGCATCGGCCATCATTGCTCGCGCAATCATGACGTTTGCTGCTAGAGGCGTAGACCCTCAGAG TACGCTCCCGGAGGACGAATGGTTTGTTGAAACTGCAAAATCAGCAATAAACAAGCTTCTAGGAGCATCAGGTTCAGACACCTCTGAAATTGACGAGGACCACATCATACATGACGAT TCCGATTCCAACGAGAGTGCTTCTTCCCTTTCGACGGTCGAAACAACCGCGTCTTTTGCTTCTGCGAGCATGGGAGATCTTGAAAGCCCCAGGTTCAATGACCCGGAGAGCTAA
- the LOC104444604 gene encoding peptidyl-prolyl cis-trans isomerase FKBP17-1, chloroplastic, translating to MPTATAAAAAAAGAPLHVGSLPGSSSSPRANRHRHRRQLRPAQRSAAAAATRREVSLLLSSSAACGSFALSFFVPAPPSKSAPPEFSELPSSGGVRVLDLRIGSGEAPSVGDEVAIHYYGRLAAKQGWRFDSTYDHKDGTGDSVPFVFKLGSENVISGIQAAVRSMKVGGIRRVVIPPSQGYQSISQEPIPPNFFDRQRLFTTIFNPTRLANGEGSTLGTLIFDIELVNLRHQ from the exons ATgccgacggcgacggcggcggcggcggcggcggcgggagcgCCACTCCACGTGGGGAGCCTCCCcggttcatcttcttctccgagAGCgaatcgccatcgccatcgccgtcaACTTCGCCCGGCGCAACGATCGGCTGCGGCCGCGGCGACGCGCAGGGAGGTCTCCCTCCTCCTCAGCTCGAGCGCCGCGTGCGGGTCATTCGCGCTCTCCTTCTTCGTCCCTGCTCCTCCTTCCAAGTCCGCGCCGCCCGAGTTCTCCGAGCTCCCGAGCTCCGGCGGCGTGAGGGTGCTGGACCTTCGGATCGGCTCCGGCGAGGCTCCTTCCGTCGGCGacgag GTCGCTATACATTACTATGGAAGATTGGCTGCAAAACAAGGGTGGAGATTCGATTCCACGTATGATCACAAAGATGGCACCGGGGATTCAGTTCCTTTTGTCTTCAAACTCGGTTCGGAAAAT GTTATTTCAGGGATTCAAGCTGCCGTGAGATCCATGAAAGTAGGTGGTATCCGTAGAGTTGTTATTCCTCCATCACAAGGATACCAGAGCATATCCCAAGAACCAATACCACCAAAC TTCTTTGACAGGCAGAGGCTGTTCACAACAATTTTTAATCCAACCCGTCTTGCCAATGGTGAAGGTTCCACATTGGGCACTCTTATCTTTGACATAGAATTAGTCAACCTGAGACACCAGTAA
- the LOC104444605 gene encoding BOI-related E3 ubiquitin-protein ligase 1: MAVEAPRVNPFPTQMITNRDFVVQAKNASATDFFASPGEEFIPPAPTGPPVPMMPTWRCQQQPRVVPEMIAVKKTESGLSSNYNANANANAVAAAAAAAAAAVPVPRNHHKRSRDAFGDGHLNGDLLPVNYNPQKMTKVSPFLGQEAAFEIQRYQWEVDRLISQHTERLRLELEDRAKQQSRALLSSIHDSIVGKLREKDEEIQRLGRLNGMLQEKVKNLVMENQIWRGLAQTNEAAANSLRSNLEHALARAGCGLGDDDAESCCGSNDPGRAAVALVGGAESSRRRGCRACGERESSVLLLPCRHLCLCAACGPSHHDCPACGSAVTASVHVNLSASS, from the exons atggcggtcgaagctccgcgCGTCAATCCTTTTCCTACCCAGATGATCACGAACAG GGATTTCGTTGTCCAGGCGAAGAACGCCAGCGCGACCGATTTCTTCGCCAGCCCAGGGGAGGAATTCATCCCTCCGGCGCCCACGGGACCGCCGGTCCCGATGATGCCGACGTGGCGCTGCCAGCAGCAGCCTCGCGTCGTCCCCGAGATGATCGCCGTGAAGAAAACCGAGAGCGGATTGAGCAGCAACTACAACGCCAACGCCAACGCCaacgccgtcgccgccgccgccgccgcagccgccgccgccgtcccggTCCCCAGGAACCACCACAAGCGGTCCAGAGACGCGTTCGGCGACGGCCACTTGAACGGCGATCTCCTCCCGGTGAATTATAATCCTCAGAAGATGACCAAGGTATCGCCGTTCCTGGGACAAGAGGCCGCGTTCGAGATCCAACGGTACCAATGGGAGGTCGACCGTTTGATTTCCCAACAT ACGGAGAGGCTGAGGCTGGAGCTGGAAGACAGAGCGAAGCAGCAATCCAGGGCGCTGCTGTCCTCGATCCACGACTCGATCGTTGGAAAGCTCAGGGAGAAAGACGAGGAGATCCAGAGGCTGGGGCGGCTGAACGGGATGCTCCAGGAGAAAGTGAAGAACCTGGTGATGGAGAACCAGAtctggcggggcctcgcccAGACCAACGAGGCCGCCGCCAACTCCCTCCGCTCCAACCTCGAGCACGCCCTCGCCCGCGCCGGCTGCGGCCTCGGCGACGACGACGCCGAGTCCTGCTGCGGGAGCAACGACCCCGGGAGGGCGGCGGTCGCGCTCGTCGGCGGGGCGGAGTCGTCGCGGCGGCGGGGGTGCAGGGCGTGCGGTGAGAGGGAGTCGTCGGTGCTGCTGCTGCCGTGCAGGCACCTGTGCCTGTGCGCGGCGTGCGGGCCGAGCCACCACGACTGCCCGGCGTGCGGCTCGGCCGTCACGGCGAGCGTGCACGTGAACCTGTCGGCGTCGTCGTGA